The sequence AAGCAGAGGTTACTCGGTGTTCGGAgttttagcatcatcccatttgatTCAAGATTTCGGTACCTTTTCTTGCCAGACAAGACTTCCTGAGATCTGACCACTGAATTGCTCAGAATCAGCCAACGACGAGTAATCTAATTCTGAATTTGTATgatttttttctttccaaatctaaCAACAGATATAATTCCATTGGAGATTCCTATCGACCTTCGGGTGCATAAACTGGTGAATCTTTAAGTGTGGATAATGAAAGCCAGTGAAGAGCTATGCACAGTGATATAGAAGTTGGTAGGTACAACCTCTGTAAATGATTTGTTAATTTTGGATCTgtgacttttttttttatcagcaACTTTGCAAGATTGCCAGAAGGTTGTGTCTTGATCTGCGGAACcattcttgtcaattttttttattttgttttgtacTCATCTTTTTGATTGTTCATAGATAATCATTTTGTGAGACCTCTGAATCCAATAAAGGGGAAGACATTGTTCATCTTGTTGTCCTTAATGTTTTGTGTGGTTCAGATAACCATTGTGCTGATCTGAGTGATGCTATCTTATGTAGTTGATGAATGCTAACTGTGGATGGCTTTCAACATGAAGCTGGATTGTGTGAGCTGATCCTGAAGAGATCTCAGTTGGAAAGGCCCTCAGATTGGGTGTTGTACCTCTAATTCTGAGTCACTTCTGATCAGTAGCAATAAGTATCCTAATTAAATTCATAGTTAAGAGTATGTTTAGTTGCATaaaaaatttcatgaaaaaaaaagggTTAAGATTCATTTTAATCATTTTGGTCATGGACCTTAAGCATTTATAGTTTATTTTTGTGTAaagtaatctttatatttttaaaaatatatcatataaatttctttcatcaagtctgagttaacaaacgCTAAAATATGTTTACATGGAatactaactcataataaactattaatataatgatatatataatttaaatttaaaatttagttAAGATTCATTTTAGTCAATGTGATTTTGACCATAGATTACTTAAGTCCTTATGATTTATTCGTAtttaaaataactcatatattttaaaaaatatagtatattaGTCTCTCTCATCAAGATTGAATTAATAAATattagagtctacttacgtgacatactaactcataataaatcattaatataataatatatgtaatttaaactaaaaaaaaagcAAGACCATCATCAATGATGGGAGGAGACGTCATCGTGGAAGTGACCACCAGCATATAGCCACTACTATCTAATAAGGCACCATACAGATGTAGCCTCTCCAGCGTTGAAAATGGAAGGATTATTTTAGACGCGAGTAAATCATAAGGATTTAAGTGGTTCACAACAAAAATCGCAGGGGTTTAAatgaattttaattattttttaaatttaaattatacatgtatcatattaataatttattatgagttattATATCATGCACacagaaaatgtaaaaattattagTATGTAAAACAACATATGTTAAAATAAACCTTAGTGATTTAGTATATTAGTATGAGAAATTATTCTTTTAAGAAAAAGTTATTTGTtttctataatttatttattttaattagaaaGAAAATTTCTTGAATCTCCCTTTTATGACTTAATCATGTAATATTATTTAGTATACTATATTTCTTTTTTCCTACATTTCAAAACATTATTCACTTTTGTACACTAATAGAATGCcttttacttttctttttctcctctcttcaaAACCAACAAATCCCAAAAAGTCATGATCAACactattattttatttacagaTTGGATAAACTATAATTACTTTTGAAGGAAAACATTTTCCATCTCTGACTTCGGAAACCAAATCGGTGGGGCCCAACTGAAACTGTAGCTGAAGTATTCCCATGGGCTCCACCGACTGGTCGATCAGTGTCCAACTACGGGGCAGGTGAGAAATGAGGACTCTTTGACTGTGTACTTTAAAATGTTAATCAATATTCTGGACTCTTCTTCCGCCCTTAAATCGTCTCTCCGCCACGGGCGACCTTCGCCGGTTGATCCGCCCGCCGCCTACCCCCCTTCCTCATCCCCTGTCCTTTGTCCGATCGTTGGCGGGAGCGTCTGTCTCATCGCCGCCTCTGATCGGGTGGTCCAGGAGGTGGAGGCGACGGTGAAATTGGTGCAACGAGGATAAGTAGAAGATGGATAAGTCCACATCTCAGCTGCTAACGCTGGGTTATGCTGCCCTCCTCGGAGGTAATCCGATTCCCTTGATCTGTTCTGACAGTAAACTTAGCCCATCAGTTATGATCTGTCTGATATTTCATTACTTGGTGCTGTAGTTGCCCTCAATTAGGGCATCCTTCGTAAAGCCTTTATCCAATCAGGTGGAGTTTTCCTTTACACACTGGCCCACTTTGTTCCCCAGCAAATGACTCATGTCCTTTATCGTTCCCATCGAGTTCTGTGTGTGACCTTGTTAATTGGATCATATTTGTCGAATAACTTGTCCTAATCTTATCTCTGCACCAGAATCTAGTGGACACACCTTCTTGCGGCAAAAGGATTCGAGGTCAATACCATGAGCCAAACATTTCTTGGTGGAACCCAAGTGAACACCCCATGTTTTTTTATGTTCTAGAAtctgatataataaaaaatattgagttTAGATATTGCAGACCAGAAAACAACAGTCATCTTGTTGTGAAAATATTTTGTAAAACTCAAAATGGTGCTATTGTGTCATTTTTGGTAGAAAACAACTCTGGTATATGGTAAAATCAATTGCTTGATTATCCACATAGAAAAATAATGCAATTTATTCATCGGCTTACGCAGCAGAAATGTAGCCCTATTGCCTTTGCTCAGCTGGTGTACAATTTTATTAAGTTTTAGTTGTGCTGAAGAGCTACTCTTTTAATTTCATTAACCTTCATAGGATATACTAGCAATCCCCCTTGACAAAACTGACTGTTTCCCCTGATAGTTTTGTCTGCATGTGGTGTAATTTGGAACAATTACAAAGGACCTAGTGGGAAGGATCATCTGTGCAGTGCCGTTTGTAAGGCTGTTTTTTGCTTACTAGTGCAGGTTTGGCTGCTTAAGCTTGACATTAAGATAAGTGATAAGATGCTTGTTACTAACTTTGTATTGGTTGTCACTAAAGACTAGATGTTCATTCAACAAAGAACTCCTAGTAAGTGCCGGTACATTATCTGTTTAGTTATATGAATATAGTTCTAAGTCGGCTAAAATTTGTTAATGATGTTAATGCAGCAGCAATATCTAAATGACGGTATCATGTGTTTGTTGGCGTAGTAGTCTTGAATTGATTTAGAGATGGAGAAAAAGGTGAATCTTTGAGGGAAGAGTATTATGAAGTATGAACATCTCCATTGTTATGACCTAACACTGGCGACTCTCGATCGTTTTTGTATCTTGGTGCATGTATCCTCTGAGTCTAGTAATGAAAGGCTTTTGTATATCTATCTGTACAGATGTGGCACTCATTTCTCACTTTCCATTTTAAATTCTCATAAGTAATTATTGCATTTAAGTACTCTGTTAAAAACCATCATACATAgctggaaaaaaaaagataatagtgAGAATAGGCTATTATCATGAgctaataaatcaataaaaagtgTATCTCGAGCCTACTTTTTGTGCATTTAGCAGAGGCTGCACTCAGTTTGAATTGCAGAGATTTATGACTATGtattttgggtaaagaaatttttgCCTGACATATGGTACTCTCAACCTGAGCAGATCCAAAATGTTGACAACCCTTACTCTGAAAAAGTTGTGTATTGATACATATTTGATATGATGTGTAGTCTACAAATAATCTTCCTGAGCATGCATTACCTTTTGAGGACTAACCCAAACATTGTACATATCCAGACATCTAATCTTAACATTGGTATTTTTTCTGACATGACTTAATTAAGTGTAACGGGAACACACACGTTGAAAGATGCATGTCTCATTACCAACTCGTGTAGatgtttttctctttattttgttacttcaaCGTCACCAAGAAATCATATTTTGGTCATATTGTCCATCCCTGCAAATTATATGTGCTCATTATTGTTTCTGAGTTTTGTAAGCAATCTGTTTTTGTGAAACATACTTTTTGTCATTTATAAATATGGATGTTTTCGGGCCATACTCAACTCAAAATCCATTTGGGGTCTGAATCTGATAAGTTTATGGATCCAAAATGAGGACCCGTACCTAAGATTCAGATAGGACATTCCAATTTATGTATCATTGGGTAAGATCTAGGATCCATACTTGATCCTGTAATGTTAATGGATCCAAAATTTTAGGTTGGACTTAATATCTTGTATGGAGCTACGAGGGTTATGGACATTCCCGACATGTAAACCACAACAGCTTTCCTTTTCTGCTGCATTCTTGCTTGTGTTTGAAACAAGCATCCCTCCATTGGAAGGCTAAACATTTCTTTTCTCCCATTGGCATCCTTGTAGCTGGCGGTGTAATGGGATTTGTGAAGAGCGGCAGCCAGAAGTCATTAGTTGCCGGAGGGGTATCGGCTGCGTTATTATGTCACGTGTACACCCAGCTTCCAGAACGACCTTTATACGCATCATCCCTGGGGTTAGGTATGATTCTAACCGGTTCTACCATGGCTATTCTGCTCAACGCCGGCTATATCTTTTTCCCCCTTCTCCTTATGCTTAACCTGCCTGTTTTACTTATCAGGTACGTCTGTGACTCTTCTAGCTGCAATGGGGTCTCGCTACAAGAAGTCTGGAAAGGTATTCCCTGCAGGTGTCGTTTCTCTCCTGTCCTTGATAATGGCCGGTGGCTATCTTCATGGAATTCTGCGTAGCAGTAAAACATTGTAAGTTGGAATAGTCTTCTTCGTGTTCTTCATGGACATGCAGTAATTTCATCTTCATGGAATTCTGCGTAGCAGTGAAACATTGTAAGTTTGAATAGGCTTCTTCATGTTCTTCGTGGACTTGCAGTAACTTTTTCTTTTATGCAGCTTGACTGTGTTCTTGTCCACCCAGTCACAGTTTCTACTGTGCAAGAACTTCCATAATTTGGATGCAGTTTTGCTAGGAAATAGAACATTACATCAACAATGTTCACGGCACCAAAACTTATAAAAGAATAACCAtagttattattttcatcattagGTTCTAAGGTTGTCAATTGTAGCCGCTTGATGGTTTGCTTCACAAGCACATGGCCAATTAGATCATTCAAACAGGCTCTTCTAATGTCATATCTATGCTCTCTGATGGCTTTGTTGATGGAGCTAATTACAGATTaatctttgtaattatttattttaatattttaatttttatattttaaaattttatattttaatattttaatctttatatttatgaaagtaaaatatttgatcatgttactttagtaatttttttttatttttaatcctataaaattatctttttaatcctatagggattttaatgttttattttcgtaagtataaaaattttaatataatttttaaaaatttaaaaattaggatGTTAAAGATAGTTAATTATAGAGGGTAATTTGTAATTAGGTTTTGTTTGCCAACTTGATCGATAATTAGTATAGTGAGAACAATGACAGATTAGGAATCACAGAGAGTGAAGGGAATCAAGCTCAAACTCTCCTTATTTGTATCGGAGAAATAAAGAGACTTATGTTTTTATTGTATTATATTGTTTGTGGGATATTTTGATTCCTTTATCAATAATGAAAAAAGAGAATTCTGTTATGTTGTAAGAGTTTTGATGCTCTTGTTGGCCCAAATAATTTCATCTGGATGACGTGAGAAACTAATATTAATTATCATCAAAAAATAAGTGGGATTATATTATGTTAAGATTCTATTACATAatcaatattataatatatttcatcTAAGCTCCTCCCTCGAATGAGTCTAATGTTATTATTCTAAAATATCTCTTATCTCTTAGTCACTAAATGCTTTTGATTTCATTAATTCTATGTTATATGGATCCTAACATTTTGAATTTTGGatgattgaaaaatattttattttgaataaattcACACTTTAATATATCTTGATCTATGATACCTTTTAAAAAGTAGTATAATTTCATTATACTACAAGAAAGAGTTAAGGCATTGGACTCTCTGCGGCAATGCATACATGAcagggaaaaaggaaaaagtcTCATCGGGTTGTTTCCAACagctcctcttcttcaccgcatggccgaagcgtattagagtaagggatcaacggTGGGTAATGGCATCCCAGCGATACCAGCTTCTTGAGTTTTCCATCCTTTATATCATAGCTATAGGCTTCGTTTTGTATGGTGAAAACAAGTAACGTGGTCGTCGCCACCTCACTCAGGATTACGGAACTCACGATGGGGAGTTCCCTGAACCCTATCTGGCGTAAGCTCACCTCATGCACTCTCACCCACcctggcggaccgtcgtttgtcttcctcagcagccacagtccgaaCACCCAAGTGCACATTTCGTAAtggattaggcacagcgacttcccctcccacttgcctattccgatcgtgtcGAAGCaggcgacggctgcttctttcggtagagggatgatctgcgtgcgctccttcctcacatcaaaggcgacgacataGTGGTCGATCCTCTCGTACGATTCCGAATGTGACGATGCCCAGAACACGACGTCGTCGCAGAccaccgggtgctccaaatgtagttccatccgaccgaagtcgagttccttgtccatcgtccacaccctcgcagacgagtcatagacctgacagcggtgAAACGAGCTCCCTGCTGGGGTCCGTAAAAGGTAGACCAACTTGTAGCCtttcgtcaccccatctccatcgttcatgaatctcaccgcgatgccgATGCCGCCCCGTGTCCAATACTTGCTCGGCGGGGAGGGCAGCCGGCACCGAGTCCCACGGGCCGGGTTGTAGACGCATAAGGCATCATCTTTGTACTGCAagacaaagacgaggccaccCGCTGACCCAAGGATTACGACTTTCCTGTAGGACAAGAATTCGAGGCtgcttctgggcacaccggcgtaggggtcaacgaggAAGAAGGACCCAGGAACGTTGCTGATGTggggaaagaagccggagatgacattgttgtggtacgactgtgaaaggagaaaatgagaatctgatgagagctggcgaaaggtcttgcaaacagagaggagcctaaagaaggtctttgctgggaggtaggagaggatctctgccagcaagttatcgggaaggggacgaccgctacttccgaggttgatgctatgggtgctattgagcgtaccatcatccattccaacgatcagagatttgaaagagtccaacttattgtccattatatagagaaGTAAGAGGGAAGGATGATGATGACTCTTAGTGTGAGAAGATATCGAACTCTCCTCGTTTGAAACAGAGAAATGTTTCGAGGACCGATTACCATATTCATGGACTCTTtccatgaaattatatatatatatatatatatatatatatatatatatatatatatatatgtgtgtttcatatttattgtattacaataaagcgaaaaacatatcatcttcatatattttttatgaaaatgacaataagtaattacatttaacattaccatttcagacatcatatgaaaatagtagttaattattagatttagtgtgatccttctaagcactcccctctgttagacattatccatgatatctaacttgccaagtaaatgataaaattgatttgactTAAGTGCCTTAGTTATCactaagatcaatagatagtgaaaagaTCATTAAATTGCTCACGTTGCCTCGCATCACTACTTTTTcctaattcaaataaagaaaataatcatctgaaaaaaagagagccatttttagtttcaaaattttcagataaacataaggatgctaaagataGAATAGTCGTGTGAGGGATTATTTTACTACTGATTTTGAATGTTTAagggtatttttaatttatggaattgcTAATTTTTAACGAATCTTGAAAAAAAGAACATTTGACACTCTAGTAAATTGAAGACTTCCAAGTTAAGAATGCTATATGAGCCTTAACGATCAATCCACTtcaaaccatttttagataaattaatttgagatgatAGATTATGATATGGACAAAATGGACAAATGAGGGTTGACCATAACACCAAATCTTATCACAATGTGACTTACATGAGTGTAGGACAAAAGCAAAATCCAATGTATTCGGGAAGATAGTGAGATTTGTTACAAAGATGATCAAATTAGGGCCGAAGTTATGTCTTTTACTCCAAATTTTGGAATTAATCGATTTGTCAAACTTGGCCCActctacatataatttctaatcttaacttttcataccttttgaatataagtaaatttaagattttataaGATCTATGAATTTTGGTAAAAAAGACTCAATCTAGATGACTACACAATTGAATTATTTAGTGTttgttggaatatcataatggtccaactgattttaatttcatcattttcatcataggtgtatgcttattgatgatttactaaagttttttttaaccaatattattatataatttaaattataaaattcttcctaaaatcttaattgaacttttattccCCAAATTATCTCTCATGGGCAAAAAATTTTTACAATTAGCCAACATTTAAGAGAATATTCTATCGACATAAAAAATTGTTGTTTTGGAGGTATAAATCTAGGGTAAAAGTCCTTTAGtgacaattaaaataaaaattaaaaaaattatgataaattatttattatccctCGATATGCTTGCATCATTCATTCATTCTTTCTGAGAATTGACCTTAGTCTTCTTATATTTATGTCATTATTACCCAAGTTGTTACATAAATTCTAAACCATGATTCCTCCCCATAAAgtgcttatttttttattttgattgtaaaattttacagATTCAACGATAGCTTGATGATTAGAATGTTAGTTGTCTATTCAAATGAGGTAACTAAATCAAATTACGCATGAGGACCAATATACAATAATTTATCTTTGTTTCCAGGATAACGAGAAGCCGAAATGATGAATTTagtcatgaatattttatttatattaatttttttagttatAAATTGTTACATTATACAAGAAAGAATATTACCACATTTAGGATTCTTTTTCATAGGATTATAACATCATTCAATATATcaaaagtcaaataaataaatatcactttattaatatatatagataataaatagttattataatttatttatttatcaaaatataaattaaaagtagTCATAGGTTTTATTTAGAAATATAGTGATTCTAACTCATAAATAAAATTCAACTAGACCTACGAATATTTGTTCTTTACTAAAATTTGGTATAGTATTATTAGGAGGTTActttaaaacttaaaaataaaataaaaaatttcaacaaTATTAAAAAGAAACCTTTTTAAACCAActataaaacaaatatatattcAAAACTCAATAATCGACATATATCAAATGCACGAAAGAATACTCTTCCAATAATAGATAACGAGGCTTTTTCctacttaacgagtttatataatAGTGAATGAAGTTAAATCTACGTTGCACTCCTAATAACAAAAAGAATAGTATCTCTTACTCGCTAAAGTAGGGACatgttgttgaatcttgtattttgatgatgaaatcaatttatgagtttatgatctaatatatgtttaaatgacgtaggactagctttgattagaaaaggtaaattgattaaagcaggaggaattagaCGTTAGGCCAGagcgaacatattagaagattggatgtcggtcggaggatcgattgacgtatcggtagaaggctttatgtcatgaattcaggcatcgggtcgaagaatcggactttgcgccaagaagatcggaagttgcgggagtcaacataccgattgggcaatacgtcgaaagaTTGGACGAAgcattggatgaaccaatgacatgtcggacaacataggattcgcttgtaatcgactaTGTCTAAATTGAATTAGTTTAGAGTCTTATTGAGTCGATTTAGAgtataattagaccaactcaattaggggctaattaggcCTAAGTTAGGGCTGAGTTGGGTCAAATGGAAGACTCACTCGGCCACTTGGAAccatgccaggcggtggcaccacccagggtggGCGatagaaccgcttgaggctcaacctccgaggaggtctaggcgatggtactacccaaactTGGTATCACCCTATCAAGCGATGATATTattagagcctagtctccgaggctttgtcaagtgatggtaccattagattggatggtggtaccgctaataccccAAAAAtcggagatgagacacttttagactccaaatttgaatccgtttggagcctataaatacccttctcatccctgctTAGATCACAtaagaactgagaacaaaaataaggaaaaattctattgtaatattgtgagagTTCTCTTTATGTGGTCTAAGGTTGATTTTTGTTTAAGAAAGAAGTAAGCaggggtgtaaatgttctcttctAAGTATGTCAAGAGAAGAACCAAGTTGTAAGGGTGTTAAAGGATGGATAACCGACTTTCTCTCCCACTTGCCGATcccaatattttattttcttaagtataaaaaatttaatataatttttaaaagtttaaAAATTAGGATGTTAAAGGTAATTAATTATagagggtaatatataattaggccTTGTCGAAGCATATGGTATCTTATTTGCCAACTTGATCGATAATTAGTACAGTGAGAACAATGACAGATTAGGAATCACAGAGTGAAGGGAATCAAGCACAAACTCTCCTTATTTGTAT comes from Musa acuminata AAA Group cultivar baxijiao unplaced genomic scaffold, Cavendish_Baxijiao_AAA HiC_scaffold_1072, whole genome shotgun sequence and encodes:
- the LOC103976875 gene encoding protein FATTY ACID EXPORT 7 yields the protein MDKSTSQLLTLGYAALLGAGGVMGFVKSGSQKSLVAGGVSAALLCHVYTQLPERPLYASSLGLGTSVTLLAAMGSRYKKSGKVFPAGVVSLLSLIMAGGYLHGILRSSKTL